The sequence cctccccctctcacccagctCCTTTTTTCTACCCACCCTCTGTCCCCTAGCCCTACCGTAATTGGTTGCTCCCCCTGGTACCTCTATCCACACCCCTGGCATAAATAACCTGAGCTACTATATCCTTTAGAAATTTATCTAATTGTCCCAATAAACATACCTGTACGTTGGTTGAGTACGACCTCACTTCCGTCAGTCACTTACGTGCTAACATCGGACGTGAGAAGTGAAAATATTAGTTGTTTGGTAAGTACTGAACGGTACTCTCTTTCTCacctagggagccggtggctgagcggacagaccaCTGGACGCGtgctcctgtggtcccgggttcgatcccgggtgccggcgagaaacaatgggcagagtttctttcaccctgatgcccctgttacctagcagtaaataggtacgtgggagttagtcagctgtcacgggcagcttcatgggggtggaggcctggttgaggaccgggccgcggggacactaaagccccgaaagatAACGTCGCCTTCCCACCGGCCTAAAGTAGTTTCTCTCTTgttgatttaaatttaaatttttaaattttgtcctgaggTCCAGTTTATTGggaagtgccactcatcctgtgagtggacacaccgccatcttgtggttatcttgagatgatttcggggcttagcgtccccgcggcccggtcctcgaccaagcctcctttttgttacacacccccaggaagcagcccgtagcagctgtctaactcccaggtatctatttactgctaagtaacatgggcatcaggatgaaagaaactttttgcccatttgtctccaactccactggggatcgaacccggaacctcaggactacgaatctgaagcactgtcctctcagctgtcaggcgccacgCTTGTAGCAGCATgtaccatcccccccctccccctcaataggaagaaaacctactgggttgttcatcctgtcacttgtacccagacacagctgggacttaactgtctcaagtgaacagcttatcaaacaagaagattaacatttgtaaACCCATAAGTACTTACTTTATTTTGCGGGTGCAAATGGGGGAATctattaagaacagtatctatatttgacaaatagtattttcctaactcaaacaatgtggggtttattattctacacatattcctaatgacTCTTTGATGTTCACAttttctcaggtagtggtcaaggcagtgtccgtcactctcaccgcaGATTATGCAACTCTTCTACTACACTGTTCTTTCcaatccgaatctccatggatatttgtgttCAAGACAGATTCTTGCTATCACTGAGTGTCTtccgcggccacctcctcttcgcccataatgattgggattgccagctgcaaccatgttgtaccatcgtacagtttCACTGATttttcttctatcctcctttcctcagtaaccTTGTCGCAGTGATATTGCCTGATGATaaaatttgtagaagagtcttgggtatgaagtattcaatattgtcttcttcagcgccttcagcagccagcacatctgctcgttcatttccacagattccaacatgggagaggATCCACAGAAATTTGACGACTTCCTTGATTTgttagtaccctcacagctcttaatttcagcgactatcgcaagattttctgcccgatttttactaagACTTTGTAacactgcttttgaatcagtgcagatcactgcacgaTTAAcgtttcgttcaaggaatcttaacgccatagcaATAGTAGTTAGCTCCGATTGCGTTGTAGAGGCAacgaatgactccgacataagggaaatcagtTTTGAAGCCCCCGTGGGAATGAGCGATcgcagtgtactgatgtttgagtatctggtcgaagaagtgtTAATATACCCAAAGAAGGGCACAGAAAACAAATGGCTAGCATTCcgaaaggaaactatgaggagataagagaaTTCCTACAAATATtatttgggaaacagagctcaggggaaagactacacaaggcatgatggactacttcacacagaagtgtaaggaggcaacagacaagttcgtcccagtccaaacggAAAACAATTAAATGCAGACGAGAAACccgtggtttaatcagagatgtaagctagcaaagcaactaagtacaagggcgtggagaaactatagaatcaATAGGACACAAGTGAGCAGAAAAAAGGTACCAGAGCGACAGGAATGAattcgtcagggtgagaagagaggcagaaagacaatatgaaaatgacatagcatgcAAGGCAAAgaatcagcctaaattgttgcacagccacatcaggagaaaaaacaacagtgaaggaacaggtaatgaaactgaggataggggcagtcaaactcactacaaacgacaagaaagTGTGCAAAGAACTTAATTAgaaattccagaaggtcttcacagtTGAGAAAGGCGAAGTCCCAGAGATAGGAGAGCGAATATCTAATCAATCTCCACTAGTTGAGTTTGTGATTactagtggggaggtgaggaagcatctgctagagttggaagtGACATAGGATATAGGCCCGATGGAACCTCaccttggatactgaaggaaggagcagaagctctgtgccagcCACTCGCCatgatgtataacaaatcacttgtaacaggtgaactggcaaaaatttggaagacagctaatgtagtcccgatattcaaaaagggtgacaaacgtgaggcactgaactacaggcaaaTGTCACTAACTTGCATGGCATGCAAGGTGacaagaagattgtgcgaaaaaagttagtggaacatcaggagcggaagaactttctatcacaacatcagcatgggttcagggatgacagATCATCCCTCacaggattgattgaattctgtgaccaggcaagaaagagaggggtgggcagactgcatatttttggattgccagaaagcctttgacacagtaccacataagagactagtgcacaaactggagatgcaaggatgagtgaaagggaaggtactccactggataagtgagtacctaagcagcagaagacagcgagtcactgtgagggggtgaggtctctGAGTGCCGAGGCGTCACCAGGGGAGTCACTCGGgaatcagttcttggacctattctgtacctgatatatgtaaatgatcttccagagggaatagactcgttcctctcgatgtttgctgatgatgcaaaaattataagaaggattaagacagagaaagatagtatgaggctatagGATGActtaaacaaactgaaggaatggtcaaacaaatggctaataaatttcaacccaagtaaatgtaaggtaaagaAACTAGGGGAGGAAAtacgaggccagacactggataccgaatgggagatgaagtcctttacAAAAcgaacagagaaaaagatctgggagCTGAAATcactccaaacctgtctcctgaagcccacatcaaaataataccatcggcggcgtatgcgagactggctaatatCAGGACTACCttcagaaacatgtgtaaggaatccttcataaCCTTGCGTACCACtcatgtaagaccaattctggagtatgtggccccagcatggagcccgtaccttgtagaGCACAAGACGAagattgaaaaagttcagaggtatgccactaggcaagtcctagtactaagaggcatgagttatgaagaaaggctGAGGGAGCTGcacctcacgtctctggaagacaGGAATTCacaggaagacatgatcaccacacacaaaactctcaggggaattgacgggTAGaccaggatggattatttaacacggatcgttcacgaacaaggggacaaaggtggaagctgagtacccaaatgagccacagagacatttgaaagaactttttcagtgtcagagtaataaagaaatggaatgcactaggaagtgatgtggtggaggctgactccatacacagtttcaaatgtagatatgatacagctcgagaagctcaggaatctgtacacctgaggaATTCCTAAATCTCAGGAatctgattgacggttgagaggcgggactaaagagccagagctcgaccccccgCAATcataagtaggtgagtacacacacacacgcacaccagccCCTGTTAATCCAATATATAACTTAATAAAAACCATAAAATATGAATACAAAGTAAATTACAACAATAATAAACATAACATTCCTATTGATAAACATTATATGTGGGGCTGCAGTAAAATTTTATAGTACTATTCATATTAATATTAAAACCATTAATCACGAGCAACGTTTCAGGCAAATGTTATAAACCCACTTGAAAATTAAcgtatattatttaaattattttcaTTAGGCTTTACAAAATAAATCACTCAGAATATTGCTGCACTGGAAACAGTAAATTATTAAAGCACCATCTTTTGCACGCTCCTCAGTGCTTTATCATTTTAATTATATGATATAAATACATTTTATAAGCATATTGTGACACTTTCAGACTGGGAGTAAATGCATAGAAATAATTATATAAGAACATTAAATAGCAATGTGAGATTTTTTCCTCTAAAAAAAATTATCCCTGATGTaactacattaaaaaacattccacTTAATTCAGATACATTAACAATATTTGATTGTAAATTAGAGATGACGCTGACAAACAAACTGAGGGTCATATTGTGTTTGTGACATAAACATTGAAGTATATCAACTTATTCTCCTAAAATGATAGTACTCTTTCGAGCTATGTGGTCGAttataccaatatgtagtgatggagccCCAGTAAGCCAACTTTTGTTCAAATTATTCTTAGAGTCCGTGGCAAATAAAGCTAAAaccccaaacttaaatattcctaagccTAGTACAGCCAGATATCTACTATTTTAGACCTCAGACGTATTAGGCCGAGgtggatgttgttgttttagattcagctacttagaacaaaagttccaaagtagcacgggctatggtgagcccgtagtggacttacctggcacaggagcggggctgtaactcataGGCCTAGGATGGATAGGTTAGCTTTTATTAGCAGcataaaaggggggaggggaagtgggaaaggggtaggggggggagggaggtaagaTACCTATACATTAGTTTCGGTCAtttttaataatacattttctgagagaagggAAAGAGTGGGTGGGGGGGATGGAGGAGGACCAGGGGAAGGGGGAAGCAAAGGTAGGGGGGAGGGAATGAATGGGTGAGGGACGTAGGGAAAAGGAGGCCACGGTGATCAGGacgaaggggggtgggggtgggggtgggggaggggacaaGGAGGGATGTGGGGGTGGAGAGTCAGAGAATCCACAGCTCCcccgggtcccccccccccctagtgtgtgtgtatatatatatatatatatatatatatatatatatatatatatatatatatatatatatatatatatatatatatatattatatatatatatatatatatatatatatatatatatatatatatatatatatatatatatatatatatatatataatatgtatacttGCGTGGGcgcgggactatacttgtgtatccaccttggcaaccacatacatcaacctctctgccggcacagcaggagccgcggcgacacgcagagagacacaagtcagtcaagtacaggcacaattagatcatcggtacaacttcattCCAATagagtctgagaccctaggcccatggggagagagtgcaagaaggtttcttaaggatcttggtaccaagctcattgacactacaagagatcttagagcggcaagttttctctttcagcgcctgagtgtcgcgatccagagggggaatgcccgctgcgtcctcggttcctgcccggcgttggaggagttcgaggatatctccagcctctaggaagcgaactttttctagtgtcctcttaatgttcatttgttGTATAAAATCATACAatataactgtataaccttgcataataaagaataatacaccataaaaaaggggggggggggtaggagaagcgaacactcttacgtattcagagttaaatggcaagtttttctctgaatgctctgtgttcccttctttgaggctgtgggtccctataattgcaccagaggtggtacaattttatatatatatatatatatatatatatatatatatatatatatatatatatatatatatatatatatatatatatatatatatatatatatatatatatatatatatatatatatatatggaaatgttcgtttgttcaaaatagttaatctccgaaagttcttcgccgattgctctgaaattttcacacaacgttccatttgcatccgagcaggtttttatagacatattatatagatgtctcgTCTGTGACggtgaaaaaacatgctttttcatgtgtttttcatgtgagggaaatcttcgaaacctctctaccgattgctttgaaattttgacacaacgttgaattcgaataggcgcgtcttttttatatatctaatatatacatgccccacctgtgacaggaaaatcaGTGACAGTTcgtgtgtatgtctgtatgtcaGTATGTTCATGTGCATGTCTGTATGATGGTGTGTATGACTATGTTCATGTGCATGTCTGTATGTTCATGTGCATGTCTGCATGTTGGTGTGTATatctgtatgttggtgtatatGTCTGCATGTTGGTGTGTATatctgtatgttggtgtatatgtctgcatgttggtgtgtatgtctgtatgttggtgtatatgtctgtatgttggtgtgtatgtctgtatgttggtgtatatgtctgtatgttggtgtgtatgtctgtatgttggtgtatatgtctgtatgttggtgtgtatgtctgtatgttggtgtatatgtctgcatgttggtgtgtatgtctgtatgttggtgtatatgtctgtatgttggtgtgtatgtctgtatgttggtgtatatgtctgcatgttggtgtgtatgtctgtatgttggtgtatatgtctgcatgttggtgtgtatgtctgtatgttggtgtatatgtctgtatgttggtgtatatgtctgtatgttggtgtgtatatctgtatgttggtgtgtatatctgtatgttggtgtgtatgttggtgtgtataTCTGTATGTTCGTGTGTAtatctgtatgttggtgtgtatGTCTGTGAGGGAGCCAGCCACTCGGGATCAGACGCTACACAGTCACAAACAACTGATCATTCATTCAAATTTGTCACACTCATTCAACACAGTGAAGTGGGATCATTAACTGTAGCTAAAATTATACATTATACAAGAGTTTTTGTTACCAACTCTCGCCTTCATTTATCATAATATCTATTCTTAAATATTTTACATTCGTTTATTTTTATTATTCTGTTTATCATAATTTATTATAAGAGTGTGGCTAGTAGACCACAGGGACGATCTTAGAAGTGATGTATACTGTCTTGACATACAGGCATACACAGGTATGACAGCCATGTATCGGCTTTCCCTCTTAAATGCCGGTCTGGGCCTCAGTTTATCGCCTTGTGATCACGTAATATATACAACGTCTTGGTACCCTGCTCACGCCTTACGGACCAGAGCTGTTGAAGAACTGTTACcagggtgggggtggtgatggtacttgCTCACGTGAGGAGCTGAATCTGTATGTTTGTTTTggtattatctctctctctctctctctctctctctctctctctctctctctctctctctctctctctctctctctctctctctctctctctctctctctctctctctctctctctctctctctctctctctctctctctctctctctctctctctctctttctttctttttctttatttattttacccctccaccccccaccacaacacctccccaccaccacattacctccccaccaccacaacacatccccaccactaccacaacacctccccaccaccaccacaacacctccccaccaccaccacaacacctcaccaccacaacacctccccaccaccacaacacctccccaccaccaccacaacacctcctcacccaccaccacaacacctccccaccaccaccacaacacctccccaccaccaccacaacacctccccaccaccacaacacctccccaccaccaccacaacacctcctcacccaccaccacaacacctccccaccaccaccacaacacctccccaccaccaccacaacaccgcccacccaccaccaccaccacaacacctccccaccaccaccacaacacctccccaccaccaccacaacacctccccacccaccacc is a genomic window of Procambarus clarkii isolate CNS0578487 chromosome 8, FALCON_Pclarkii_2.0, whole genome shotgun sequence containing:
- the LOC138359466 gene encoding uncharacterized protein; translation: MGDEVLYKTNREKDLGAEITPNLSPEAHIKIIPSAAYARLANIRTTFRNMCKESFITLRTTHVRPILEYVAPAWSPYLVEHKTKIEKVQRYATRQVLVLRGMSYEERLRELHLTSLEDRNSQEDMITTHKTLRGIDG